The nucleotide window CAACAGGACAAGCGGAGCTATGTTTCGAATTATGAGCCTCATTTatatagcaccttataatgttttttaaagtgCTGGGGAGCATCTCTGTCTACATCTTACAACATCCCAATCCCCCACACTCTTTACACTGGatcatttataataatataaaaaaaggtcTTACCTTTTGTGACTCCACAAAGTGAGTAGCCACACCCGCCTTCTGAACATCTCTCCCCTTCAGCCTGTACCCAGTCAGAGCAAGGAATAATCCCAGTTTCCCCGTCAATCTGGGTAAGAAGTATCCTCCTCCTACATCTGGGAATAGACCTATAGCTGTCTCTGGCATCGCAAATAAAGTCTTCTCTGTGGCTACCCTGAAGCGACCATGGACTGACAAGCCGACGCCCTGTTCATATATAACATGGAGTTTGTCAATCTATTCATCCCTTATAATCGTTCTGTTTTAAAGGTACTATCTGGGGTAGATAGCACTCACAAATATTCAtaatatacatgaaataacaaacttatgAAAACTTTGTCTTAAGCCGTTGTGTGAGGCAGCAGAAAATAGCGAAAACCCAGACATAACTTTCAGTATGTAAACACACTGTCCTTTATTTGGTTGtggttgtaacaaccaaaataTGACTTTATTTCAGAGGGGAAAATTTCACAGAAACAATTAAGGTTCTAGTATGCACTTTATGATCAATATTTTGTCAGAATATAGTTAaaacaataatgtttttatcctAACCAAtcgtgtatttttttaaattttttataacCTGTCTCTTGTTCCACTTTTTTCTTCCTGTctaaaaaaaacccccaaaacaaataatgatttCCTCTGGGTCTTTGAAATATTTAGTTACTCACCCCTCCCATTGTGATACCATCTATCATTGCTATGTAAGGCATAGGCATTTTTGCTATTAAGTTATTCAAGATGTATTCTTCCTTGAAGAAGTCTGTAGACATGGGATCCCCGGCTTTACCTGCTTCTGTGACAGCTGGAAGGAAAGAATCAACAAAGCAATTTAgcaattgtatttttatttgacTGTAATGTGTGTCACTCTATAAATTTGTTAATTAATGATAAAAGCTTTACTGGTGTAAAGGGATAGGCATGATATTTAGCATTTggtcctttaaataaaaaaacaggaattTTTTCATCGAGGACAACGGCTGACCTACAATAACACACTGTGTTAATGAGATTAATGGACTTTGCAggatttttaaacacaatttgtgtCATTCATTCTAAGAGCAAACAAATGAGAAATTATACTAAGATAGAGTAAAGTAAAGTTTGTTCCGAGCCAGGGTTCTTCAGACTGGTGTTCTTATCCGGTTTCAATGGCAAACGAATAAGAATATTTCTATTTCCTCGGACAGGATGCCAATCCATCGCAGGTTACTCCTCCCAGCTTTTGCCActacccatttatactcctgggtggagagaagaaaCTATGATAAAGTGCCCTGTGCTCGAGTTGAAATGTACCTTTAATGTCCCCTCCAGCACAGAAAGCCTTTCCTCCTGCACCTTTAATGATGACCATACTGTTAGAAGAGTCAGATGCCCactcctggggaaaaaaatgatcaaaatGTGTCTCCATCGATGTAATCAAATCTCACAGGGGTAATCCAGTTTGGTTCAAGTTTTTGAAACATCTGGCTATGTGCTACTTACGAATTTTTTAGCACAAAAGGTAAAGGTGCTAAATCCTACACCCACTTTTCCACTCATCTTGTAAGATGTTTTTGGTTATCacaagtgaaaaagtggtggcttcCTCCATCGTCGGATTCAGTATGTTACCCCAGAAAAACCTCCCTCTCTAAAAATCGATACCCTCGATCTTTGTGACCGTCGGAGAGATCATTACAATTATCGTCGGGAGATCAAGAGTTATGATTATCACAGCTACCCTGTCCCTACTCCTAAAACTATAAGGTTCCTTCCGCTATTGAGACGATAGCAAGAGACGATAGCGGAAAGAATCTCATAGTTGTAGGAGTACCCTGTCCCCTCTTCTTACTTACCCTAAGCTTAGGAGTTATGAGTCTGATCATACTCTGATTCAAGGCATTGAGAGCCTTGGGTCGATTGAGTGTGATCACACATTTCGTGTCCTTTTTGTCAAATAAAACGACGTCGTCTGTGGCTGCAGTTGTCATGGATGCACTGGATTGGCGCAGATGTCCTAAAATAACTGATGCTCGACCAATGCTCaatctgtaaaaaaataaaataagaaaaaattgagtaaatttaatacttttttaaactaaaatttaaaatgttgtttattgtAAAGACGTTAGTTGATGATTTCAGTTGTCATCCTGCAGGAATTCGTTGAGTAATTATGCAATTTGGACTCCGTTTAATCATGGTTTTAATGTACAGGCGGAAAAAGTTCTGTTTCCAACActcctttttaaatttttgtaaaGGCCTTTTTTTAgaattgtttaaaattaaactgcTTGTTTCTAACTGTATGCATTATGTCAACCATCTGGACAGGTAAGGATATCTGCATCCATTATGGGTTGTCGCCGTTACATGGTTGGGGTCGGTTGTGCGGCAGTTAACTGTATGAGTTTCTGGACATCCTAAATCTAGTGGAAACATCACACCTACTTTTCGGTCAGTGCAACAAAGACTGGCATCCTATCTCAGACTCCTAGTTATAAGTTAGTAGGAGTCCTACCGCCACCGGTACCACAACCAGTAGCAGTACCACTACCGGGTTGATTGCCCCACTACATAGAACACTAAATCCACTTAACCCACTAACCCTTGGCTTGGCCAAACTCACTTGTCACTTATGTCGACTTCATCAAACTAATCACTAGTCGTTTTTTAGCCCCTGTCTTGTCTGTGCTGACAGTCCTGGTTCATAACAACGATGACGAGTCTGCtgctttctttttattttacacAAAACGTCACATAAAGAATAAATACTTACCTGGACACGAATCTTGGTAACATCTTAAACATAAACCCAGACAATCTTCAAGTATTGGAATGGACCGAAATGGACAGTTGCACATGAAATGGCTGGATCACAGCAGTCGACAATCTCATAAACTTGTATGTAATTCCGCCCTCTAGAGGCGTAGCATGTCCAGCCTGacgttggtggcgctgttgtTGTAGCATAGTTTTGATCTTGAGAAGCGGTTCTTACAATCACAGCCCAAAACGCTTCATGATTTAACAGGTTTCTGTGAATTATCGCCAGTAGCAATGAAAGGTGAGGTAATAATACGAATCCCTCCCTTTTAATGAATAGTTTTCACCCAATGTTTATAAGATGAAAACAAGAATGAATGACTTAAATGGTTTGTTCGTTTACACACACTGGTTTTGTTTGCATGTTTTTATAGCTACGGATGGAATGGACGtcattgtttttattctttCGGGTTTTGACAGTTTGAATAAAGGGGCGGATCCAGAGAGTAGTTTGTCTGGGAGGAGGCTTAGACTGAGAGTTATTAGCCGGGCCTCAGGGTGAGAGTGCTGCTGGTTGGTTACTGATCCGGTTGCAGTAATTTTGTCGGAGGGTtctctagttgcgataacgtaaccctcctgccgacggcgtcggcaggagggttacgttatcgcaactaatggTTCTCGTGCTCCTGCTTTTTCTTCAGTCAGCTCGACGTAATTTgtcatttgaatttgaattgaatgataTCTCGATCAGCCAGAACTGATGCCTGGAGTGGAATAACTGGGCAGCCGCAGTGCAGTGAGGGACTGAACAAGCTACTTGTTTAATTGCCCTAATAATAGAAGTGTctgataaataatattaaatttgtAAGAATTTTCCTTTATACACAGGTCCTTAAAATTTCCAAGAGGCACCCGGTCATCTATTTAATTTAATTCtaaatctaataataataataataataacattaatcgTAATTCTTCATTCTCCTGAAGTTGAATTGTTACCACCAGTCATCATTGATCATTGTGCTACTCTCATTCAACTCGCTCTCAAGATTGTATTATTGTAATGCACTCAAATATCTTTCTATTTTCAGCTTCTACAACCCGTTTGACGACTGAATCTCCTCTTGAGCTTTTCTAAAACCCCTTTGGGGTTTTTACACGATGGAGAATTTCATCCTGTATGATGAAATCAATCGCGATGAGAACTCGATCATGTATAAAGGACGGCGCAAAGGGTCAATAAACTTTGTTGCCATTCACTGCATGGATAAAGCACGCCGGCCTGAGGTGACCAATAGAGTGAGGTTGACCCATGAGCTGGACCATCCAAACGTTGTGCAGTTTTATGAATGGTATGAGACGACCAATCATCTGTGGCTGGTCGTTGAACTCTGTACAGGTAAGtcaaaattaaaagttaaaacaaGGAACATTTTTAGCGTCCCTGGCCGCTACCTTTTTAGAGGCCTCctgctttttaaaaacaaattatgaaaataaTGATGCATATTTTTAGACAAAAGCACCCTGAAATAAAGCTAGCAACCATCTTGGAAAATAGTCTAGTAAAAATGTGTTGAGCGGCcatttaacaacaacaaaagcggGAAAAAAAACAGGACACTTTACtttaaatttcatttatttgtttgaaaccttttttacCATTGTTCATTATTGATCAGTAGTGATCAATATTCTTAAAACTAAAAATCCTTTTTGTAGGAGGCAGTCTTGGTCAGCTCTTGATCCAAGATGAGCATCTACCAGAAAGCTCCGTCAGGAAGTTTGGTCTTGATCTTGTGCGAGGTCTTCACTATCTACACTCAATGGGAATACTATTCGGTGATGTCCAACCAGCCAAGGTATCTATTTAGGTCTATGCACTGGGTCTACAGACCtctgtgtatttgtttatttatttacttgatttttttgcaagttcgccccaaacaaggcttaaAGCTATTGTTGGTATGGGGCAGCccggctacaagaagaaaatccTATTTAatgcttataaaaaaaaaattattactcATGAGAGCTGAAGGTAAGAATGGATATTCATTGtaaaacagtccagattgtaGGATTCCGGGAATCATGCACCagacaaggagttccaaagagatgcaggtCTGAAATCTGCTAGTTTTGCAttcacaggcatgatatttttcctTCTTAACTATGATTTCTGATGTTGTTTGCCCTTGATAAAAAActtgattaaatagcctgaaaagtaaGTTAAAGCCTGCACCATGTGCActtgtaggtcagcccttgttcTCAATACAATTTTCCTTCTTTCATCCAAGTACAAAAATATTgcaacaaattttattttttagtgttactttatgaataattttgtcTCCTCCCTCCATCAGATTTTACTGGACGGTCCTGGCATGCTGAAATTTGACGACTTTAGTTTGTCCAGGGTAGAAGGTGAAGATTTAGATGAGTTATTTGAAAGCACTGTAGGAGAGGATGATGGGAGTAGTCAAGACAGTGCCGACCAGGGTAACAACGGAGATGGCTCAAAACCAAGAACACTGGGTGAGAAGAGATTGTTTTATTCAATCAAAAAGTCTCCAAAAACACACCTCATGTCAAAAGCATTTTGTTCCTGTTAACTGAAtttcttgtttgtgttttctcTTCCTTTGTTACAGCGCCTTGAGAGAaccttttgttattgttattattttactgACTTTTCGTCGTTCGTTTTTCTCATCAACTGCTCACAGGTTCCCCGTCCTATATATCCCCTGAGGTCCTTCAGGGTCAATCACCTTCTATGGCCAGTGATTTCTGGTCTCTTGGATGTTTACTCTATGAGCTCTACACTGGAAAGCCGCCATTCTCCGCAGACTCCTTCCAAGAATTAGTGGATAAGGTTCTCAATAAAAGCTTTGCTGCACCTAAAGTTAAAGGTGggtttcttaaaataaaaataccatttcacccAATGAGGTCAAGTGTTCCGGGTTCCACCCTTGTATCGTCTCCCTATATTTAATTTACAAGGAATGGGTTTGTCAAGTTAAAAACTTTTTGATGCTTAGAAGTCCAAGATAGAAAAACGGAGAGAGAGAGTTTAACAGTGCATAGTATTATGATCTATTATGAATGGCAGACCTAACCTTTTTGGGTTTAGGAACAAATTTCCTTTTTCCTCCTCAATCTATCCTTCTCTGTATCTATTTTCAGTTTTAGTGTTTGTAATTTATTGAGTTTGTGGAGAGAAATCAAATTAAGTAATAATAATCTACTGCTATGGTTCGTTCCTTACAGGGCCAAGAATCTTTTCCAAGCCATCACCAGATTTCTGCAACTTGCTGGAAGGTCTTCTAAATAAAGATTCCAATGCAAGGTATGGActctttttttcaacacattcGTATGGTACATCTGTTTCTTCTGCAACTTgcttttatttgtaaataatctacacactttaaagggttttgctacctttttgtatttcaagtttttggccatgacacaaATCCCTActaactgtgaatgaagatttcTGTAATCAAATTTACCTGTAagagtttcagcttcattagtcatcaagtttttgagaacaattgtgaaaatcacagagcaatgttttcaggagagtcacaaATATCAGTTTTACATGCTAagataattttcatctcattgtgacttgttttactcacttctcaactacagcacctaacaagtaatatttcaagagaagttttctATCACTATTATCTTTGAAtcgtgtgagtttaatgtaaatctgtgtacgtttgtgttttgtgtcaaacaAGAAGTACATCATCATTTGGCATAGACTTGCGTCCGTGGCCGCCTCGTCCTTGGGTTGTAATGGTGACGCACTCCTAGAGTTGCCACCATCACCTGGTGTCTTTCAATCGCTTCTCGCCTCAGTTCTTTGATAAAGTTGTATTTAAAAATCCTTAATTCTTCTCTTTCATTCTCCTCTCCATAGATTAGACTGGCACAAGCTTGTTGCTCACCCCTTCTGGCAAAATGAACTTCTCACTGAAAACAAGGATCTAAAGCATGTTGGTATGGAAGAAGAAGGAGCTACTACAGAGGGAGGGGAAACAATGGATGACACAGCCATTTCTAGTCTAGAATTGCTGGCCAAAACTCCAAACAAAATCAAGGTTTGAACGTATATTTTTAACACTTTTTCCATGAACCAAATGTTTTACTCTACAAAATGGCAGACCCTGTCAGTTGatgaagtaaaaagaaaaccacacatcTTTGAGGGATATTTGTGTTAATCATATCCGCTTGGCCACAACATACCACAactatttgttgtttgttgtatttttcttgagaaacAAAATGATAGAGTGATCAAAATAATCACACTACCTTGATTTGTTTAATCCCAGGAGTATAACCTGATTAGTATCTCACCTGATGGTCGTCCGATATCACGCTCCGGGACCACCAGTCAACAACATCTCTTAAAGACGTCTTTACAATCTAGTGGTCTTGAGACGTTCCGTGCACAGCCTACCCCAGATGCTACTGATACTACCGCCAAAGAAGCTCAGTTTACTCTAAGGTACGTCTCTTAGAAGTGGATTTACATTCACAAGGAGGTAGGAGTGGTATTAGAAATTTTGTCTTAAAAGTTCCCATCACAAGTTTACTTCCTTTAAGGATAACTAGCCTTGTCTGGTCTTAAATTTGGGAAGAAAATCTACAAGAACTCGAGGACTGCAGCCTAGAAAATTTCCTAAAAGACCAAATCAAAATGAGGCGTTTCTcaatgtgaaattgttttaatccttttcTTTAATACCATAATCATTAGAAGAGAAtaatttcttaaaatgtttataATATTTCATCAACTGCTTTGCTTTTTACCAATTAAGTTCTTATAGtcaataatttttggagtaattgccAAAGGTATATCCTCCGTTGAAATTTCACAAACTACTTTGTCTCTCCTCTAGCTCTCGTCCCCAGACCTCACCTGTGGCTCCTTTTGAGACAACCtccaaagaaacaaaaaaagttgaGCCGCATCCTCCGAAGAAAACCTCCGGGAGGAAGAAGTCTATCAGCAAAGACAGCAAGGGAGGAGGTGGGGACAATAAGCAACGAGTGAAATATCAACGAGATCGAAGGACGTCCATAGAAGAGGGAGGTTCTAGCTCGGACTTGGTCTACACTCTCTGGGATCTTACTGTCTCACCAATTATTGATAATTCTAAGGTATAAAAGGGGTGATAAAAGcgtgttttttaatgaaaagggttgaatttcatagagctgtttaagcaaaagataatgcttaacagctttcagctaagcagaaatgagcaggataccagtcacaaactgtacacaCATGCCATTGTAGCTTGGGTTGTTACCTTAGTCTGGTAAGGACAACTCGGTTGCGCTtggcaaatttttctgcttagtttgaaattgaattctgctctataaaattggtTTGAGGCATTTGATTTAGGGGGCATCTCATAAGTCGGGAAAACGTTCTAGACGTAATAGAACGTTCCTGTGGGCACACACCTGCAATCCTTTGGACTGCAGGGTGTTCTTACAAGAAAGCTCAGTTGATGGAGCACCTGAACTTTAATCCAGAGCTCGCAAGTCATGCCCTGAGCAATTTTTCTTTGCTTaacccaaaattattaaaaatcagTTTCCCTTTTGGCTCATTACTTGATAGTTTAAAACCTTCTCAGTTCAAGTCCTCTAGATGTACTCAGCCATGGGATAGTTGTACAGCAACAGTTTAATTAATAGTTTGTGTATGAAATCTCATTTTCTTCTCTAGATTCAAAAACCAGTTCCTCTGAAATACGACGCAAAAAGCTTGCcaacaacagcgccctctgttgacaaattATTGAAGCTCAGTCCAGCAGACGTCTCTCACCATGTTGACAATCTCGCTGAAGCCCTTAATAAAATGTCAGACAAGGGTGCCAGTGGTCAAAGAGCAAAGGTTCAATTCTTGAACTATGTAGCGACCATCTGTTGCCATGGAAACATAGGAGCTGTGGTGATTAAATCTAAGATGGTAAGTGAAAGACTTCAAACCCTAGACTCATTCAAGATGATATTATAAAGATCATTAAGATAGTTAAAGGCTAGACTCATTCAAGATGATATTATAAAGATCATTAAGATAGTTAATGGCTAGACTCATTCAAGATGATATTATAAAGATCATTAAGATAGTTAATGGCTAGACTCGTTCAAGATTATATTATAAAGATCATTAAGATAGTTAATGGCTAGACTCGTTCAAGATTATATTATAAAGATAATTAAGATAGTTAATGGCTAGACTCGTTCAAGATTATATTATAAAGATCATTAAGATAGTTAATGGCTAGACTCGTTCAAGATTATATTATAAAGATCATTAAGATAGTTAATGGCTAGACTCGTTCAAGATTATATTATAAAGATCATTAAGATAGTTAATGGCTAGACTCGTTCAAGATTATATTATAAAGATCTTTAAGGTAGTTAATGGCTAGACTCGTTCAAGATGATATTATAAAGATAATTAAGATAGTTAATGGCTAGACTCGTTCAAGATGATATTATAAAGATCATTAAGACAGTTAATGGCTAGACTCGTTCAAGATTATATTATAAAGATTATTaagatagttaatggcctgacgattCTACCCTAGCAGAGTATGTCACAAAAGCTAAACACAACATACATAAACAGGTATACAGTTATATTTGTTTGGCTGATTGGCTCTGATGGAATGTTGTAGAAGACTCTTCTAAACCTTTCCTGCAGCTACCTGATAAGAACATGATCTCcatgataaataaatattttatatcCCCAATTCAGTAACACGTTGGGTCGAGTTTGACTTTGAAAAGCagttgtaaccatttgttataaaatgcgtatggttagaaagattatttaaaattgaatacaatgatccacacaaatttgcctcgaaattctgtggttttccttttgctttgcgaactaacacggtcgaccatttatgggagtcaaaaatttgactcccataaatggccggcggtgttagtcgacgaggtaaaaggaaaaccatgcagtttcgaatgatacttgtgtgggtcattatattctacttttaaaatatcttctaatcacatgcatttttataacaaacagttacagacgcttttcaaagaccaacccgaccgatccaaggcaacgtgttcctcaaCATTGAGTAACGATATGATTTGTTGAGGCAAAGTGAATGTTGACATTTGATATGCCAGTTGTTTCCCAACCTCACGTTTCATCTTTTAACTAAACCTTGTATTCTTGCTGTCATTCACACAGGTACCAGCCTTAATGGTGTGTTTGAAGGCAAACCAAGCATTAGAAGTGTAAGTTCTGTATTAActtattcaaatagtttttaactttttttttataaatcactTTAACCA belongs to Asterias amurensis chromosome 5, ASM3211899v1 and includes:
- the LOC139936985 gene encoding 3-hydroxyisobutyryl-CoA hydrolase, mitochondrial-like is translated as MFKMLPRFVSRLSIGRASVILGHLRQSSASMTTAATDDVVLFDKKDTKCVITLNRPKALNALNQSMIRLITPKLREWASDSSNSMVIIKGAGGKAFCAGGDIKAVTEAGKAGDPMSTDFFKEEYILNNLIAKMPMPYIAMIDGITMGGGVGLSVHGRFRVATEKTLFAMPETAIGLFPDVGGGYFLPRLTGKLGLFLALTGYRLKGRDVQKAGVATHFVESQKMAELEERLLTLSNPSPSSIADLLDQYQSQSQLDADKSFSLEPYMDHINRLFSGSSLEEIFQALESEGSDWSIKNLEILKKMSPTSMKITHRQLTLGADMNLEDILSMELRIAHGCIRGNDFYEGVRSLLVDKDNNPKWNPDSLDGVTEDIVDDHFRHLGDKELVF